A region of Prosthecodimorpha staleyi DNA encodes the following proteins:
- a CDS encoding MarR family winged helix-turn-helix transcriptional regulator: MDTPPRLEDQICFALYGALQAMTRAYKPLLEPLGLTYPQYLVMLVLWERDGLSVGEIGERLGLDSGTLTPLLKRLEGAGYLDRSRDKADERVVRVALTPAGDALREPAAAAVRAIGCLIGQPAGDLATLRDGIKALKASLSK; this comes from the coding sequence ATGGATACGCCGCCGCGTCTCGAAGACCAGATCTGTTTTGCCCTCTACGGGGCGCTGCAGGCCATGACGCGGGCCTACAAGCCGCTTCTGGAGCCGCTCGGGCTGACCTATCCGCAATATCTGGTCATGCTGGTGCTGTGGGAACGCGACGGGCTCTCGGTCGGCGAGATCGGCGAACGCCTCGGGCTCGATTCGGGCACGCTGACCCCGCTTCTGAAGCGCCTGGAAGGCGCCGGCTACCTCGATCGCAGCCGCGACAAGGCCGACGAGCGGGTCGTGCGCGTGGCGCTCACCCCTGCAGGCGACGCCCTGCGTGAACCGGCCGCCGCGGCGGTCCGCGCGATCGGCTGTCTGATCGGACAGCCCGCCGGCGACCTCGCCACGCTGCGCGACGGCATCAAGGCCCTGAAGGCCAGCCTGTCGAAGTGA
- the pqqE gene encoding pyrroloquinoline quinone biosynthesis protein PqqE, whose product MNAPRPVSVPAPLGLLAELTHRCPLKCPYCSNPMELDRRSVELDTETWKRVFTEAAALGVLHTHLSGGEPTARRDIVELTRHCAEVGIYSNLITSGVGVSQDLLTKLVDAGLDHVQLSIQGADAAVNDHVAGYRGAYEKKREVGRWVVDAGLPLTLNAVIHRGNIHQVGDLVDLAVAMGAKRLEVAHTQYYGWAYANRAALMPAKPEVDRAIALVEAARTRLEGTLVIDMVIPDYYAKYPKACSGGWGRRSINVAPSGKALPCHAAETIPHLEFWNVREHSLRDIWLHSPAFTAYRGTDWMPDLCRTCERAEIDWGGCRCQALALAGDAAATDPACHKSPLHHKIVALAEAEAVTATPPPYQYREMTTRAREPAQ is encoded by the coding sequence ATGAACGCACCGCGGCCCGTTTCCGTCCCGGCACCGCTCGGCCTGCTCGCCGAGCTGACCCACCGCTGCCCGCTGAAATGTCCCTATTGCTCCAATCCCATGGAGCTGGACCGGCGCTCGGTCGAACTCGACACCGAGACCTGGAAGCGGGTCTTCACCGAGGCTGCCGCGCTCGGCGTGCTGCACACCCATCTGTCCGGCGGCGAGCCGACCGCCCGGCGCGACATCGTCGAGCTGACCCGCCACTGCGCCGAGGTCGGCATCTATTCCAACCTGATCACCTCCGGCGTCGGCGTCTCGCAGGACCTGCTGACGAAGCTGGTCGATGCCGGCTTGGATCACGTCCAGCTTTCGATCCAAGGCGCGGACGCGGCGGTCAACGACCATGTCGCGGGCTATCGCGGCGCCTATGAGAAGAAGCGCGAGGTCGGCCGCTGGGTCGTCGATGCAGGCCTGCCGCTGACCCTCAACGCCGTCATCCATCGCGGCAACATCCACCAGGTCGGCGACCTGGTCGACCTCGCCGTCGCCATGGGGGCGAAGCGGCTCGAGGTCGCCCATACCCAGTATTACGGCTGGGCCTATGCCAACCGCGCCGCGCTGATGCCGGCCAAGCCCGAGGTCGACCGCGCGATCGCGCTCGTCGAGGCCGCCCGCACCCGCCTGGAGGGTACGCTGGTCATCGACATGGTCATCCCGGACTATTACGCGAAATATCCCAAGGCCTGCTCGGGCGGCTGGGGGCGCCGGTCGATCAATGTCGCGCCGTCCGGCAAGGCGCTGCCCTGCCATGCCGCCGAGACCATTCCGCATCTCGAATTCTGGAACGTGCGCGAGCATTCGCTGCGCGACATCTGGCTGCACTCGCCGGCCTTCACGGCCTATCGCGGCACCGACTGGATGCCCGACCTGTGCCGGACCTGCGAGCGGGCCGAGATCGACTGGGGCGGCTGCCGCTGCCAGGCGCTGGCGCTCGCCGGCGACGCCGCGGCGACCGATCCCGCCTGCCACAAATCGCCGCTGCACCACAAAATCGTGGCCCTCGCCGAGGCGGAGGCCGTGACAGCCACACCGCCGCCCTATCAATATCGGGAAATGACGACCCGGGCTCGCGAACCGGCGCAATGA
- the pqqC gene encoding pyrroloquinoline-quinone synthase PqqC, protein MTPDELEAALRKVGAERYHNLHPFHHLLHGGKLSKGQVQAWALNRYCYQSAIPRKDAALMSRCDDRDLRREWIHRITDHDGTGEDSGGIERWLVLTDGLGLDRDYVVSKRGALPATKFAVEAYVHFTRDKPLLEAVASSLTELFAPGIHKERISGMLENYDFIDEKVIAYFRRRLDQAPRDADFALEYVKKNARTPDQQEAVIAALTFKTEVLWSQLDALYFAYVEPGLPPPGVFRPT, encoded by the coding sequence ATGACCCCCGACGAATTGGAAGCCGCCCTGCGCAAGGTGGGCGCGGAGCGCTATCACAACCTGCATCCGTTCCATCACCTGCTGCATGGCGGCAAGCTCAGCAAGGGCCAGGTCCAGGCCTGGGCGCTGAACCGCTACTGCTACCAGTCGGCCATCCCGCGCAAGGACGCGGCGCTGATGTCGCGCTGCGACGACCGCGACCTGCGCCGGGAATGGATCCACCGGATCACCGACCATGACGGAACGGGTGAGGATTCCGGCGGCATCGAGCGCTGGCTGGTGCTGACCGACGGCCTCGGCCTCGACCGCGACTATGTCGTCTCCAAGCGCGGCGCCCTGCCGGCGACCAAGTTCGCCGTCGAGGCCTATGTCCACTTCACCCGCGACAAGCCGCTGCTCGAAGCCGTCGCCTCGTCGCTGACCGAACTGTTCGCGCCCGGCATCCACAAGGAGCGCATCTCCGGCATGCTGGAGAATTACGACTTCATCGACGAGAAGGTGATCGCCTATTTCCGTCGCCGGCTCGACCAGGCGCCGCGGGACGCCGATTTCGCGCTCGAATACGTCAAGAAGAACGCGCGCACCCCGGACCAGCAGGAGGCCGTGATCGCCGCCCTGACCTTCAAGACCGAGGTGCTCTGGTCGCAGCTCGACGCGCTCTACTTCGCCTATGTCGAACCGGGCCTGCCGCCGCCCGGCGTGTTCCGGCCGACCTGA
- the pqqB gene encoding pyrroloquinoline quinone biosynthesis protein PqqB: protein MTVRLRAIVLGSAAGGGVPQWNCRCRVCRMAWKGDGSVRPRTQSSVAVSADGERWLLLNASPDIRQQIWSAPALHPQTGSRHSPIAAVLVTNGDVDHVTGLLGLRERQAFDLYGTDETLRTIADNQIFAVMAADCVTRRRVAFGEPFRPLPGLDIEIFPVPGKVPLWREDQSLRIGEEGENTVGVTISAGGARLVYIPGCAHVTDAVRARIDGADALFFDGTLYTDDEMIREGLGAKTGRRMGHISMSGPDGSAAALAGLTVGRRCFIHINNTNPVLIEGSPERRAMEEAGWEITHDGLEVVL, encoded by the coding sequence ATGACTGTCCGTCTCCGCGCGATCGTTCTCGGTTCGGCAGCCGGCGGCGGCGTTCCGCAATGGAACTGCCGCTGCCGCGTCTGCCGGATGGCCTGGAAGGGCGACGGCTCGGTCCGTCCCCGCACCCAGTCGAGCGTAGCGGTATCCGCAGACGGCGAGCGTTGGCTTCTTCTGAACGCCTCGCCCGACATCCGCCAGCAGATCTGGTCGGCGCCGGCGCTGCACCCGCAGACGGGTTCGCGCCATTCCCCGATCGCGGCGGTTCTGGTCACCAATGGCGACGTCGATCACGTGACGGGTCTTCTCGGCCTTCGCGAACGCCAGGCCTTCGACCTCTACGGCACCGACGAGACGCTCCGGACGATCGCCGACAACCAGATCTTCGCCGTGATGGCCGCCGACTGCGTGACGCGCAGGCGCGTGGCCTTCGGCGAACCGTTCCGGCCGCTGCCGGGGCTCGACATCGAAATCTTCCCGGTTCCCGGCAAGGTCCCGCTCTGGCGCGAGGATCAGAGCCTCAGGATCGGGGAGGAGGGCGAGAACACCGTGGGGGTGACGATCAGCGCCGGCGGGGCGCGCCTCGTCTATATCCCCGGCTGCGCCCACGTCACCGACGCGGTCAGGGCGCGCATCGACGGCGCGGATGCCCTGTTCTTCGACGGCACGCTCTACACCGACGACGAGATGATCCGCGAGGGTCTCGGCGCCAAGACCGGCCGGCGCATGGGGCACATCTCCATGTCGGGGCCGGACGGCAGCGCCGCCGCACTCGCCGGTCTGACGGTCGGCCGACGCTGCTTCATCCACATCAACAATACCAACCCCGTCCTGATCGAGGGCTCGCCCGAACGCCGGGCGATGGAGGAGGCCGGTTGGGAAATCACCCATGATGGCCTGGAGGTGGTCCTGTGA
- the pqqA gene encoding pyrroloquinoline quinone precursor peptide PqqA, with protein MRWNKPLVQEICVGLEINGYFPPEY; from the coding sequence ATGCGTTGGAACAAGCCCCTCGTTCAGGAAATCTGCGTCGGTCTCGAGATCAACGGCTATTTCCCGCCGGAATACTGA
- a CDS encoding organic hydroperoxide resistance protein codes for MQAVYKATATSTGGREGHSRSSDGVLDVNLSVPKDMGGPGAAGATNPEQLFAAGYSACYLGALRFVAGKQKIKIVDEASVTATVGIGQIPGGFGLEVALHVSLPGIERATAEEIVEAAHKVCPYSNATRGNIDVTTTIA; via the coding sequence ATTCAGGCGGTCTACAAGGCGACCGCAACTTCGACCGGCGGCCGGGAGGGCCATTCGCGCTCCTCCGACGGCGTGCTGGATGTGAACCTGTCGGTTCCGAAGGACATGGGCGGTCCCGGCGCGGCCGGCGCGACCAATCCGGAGCAGCTCTTCGCCGCCGGCTACTCGGCCTGCTATCTCGGTGCGCTGCGCTTCGTCGCCGGCAAGCAGAAGATCAAGATCGTCGACGAGGCGAGCGTGACCGCGACCGTCGGCATCGGCCAGATCCCGGGGGGCTTCGGTCTCGAGGTCGCGCTGCATGTGTCCCTGCCGGGCATCGAGCGGGCCACCGCCGAGGAGATCGTCGAGGCGGCCCACAAGGTGTGCCCCTATTCCAACGCCACCCGCGGCAACATCGACGTGACCACCACGATCGCCTGA
- a CDS encoding InlB B-repeat-containing protein, translating into MLKWMLGLIIAAALAGSATAAEPSGKTLSVRYLSADSATVQARNADPAMAGLKGKKSVRYFQAGSSLPIDAATGAIDFGSAIGKLTLKSTEKRGNDDLTWVGKLDGKDGRAILVVRKGSITGTITSDRGSFDIRPVGNGTHAIIERDVSAFPPEHPPGALPRGNGGIDPKAKVATKGSLTYIDILVAYNTAAKNAYGGDMDAYAQLAVDTANTAYSDSGVNARLRLAGTIQTSYTGTDFNTALDDVTNGTGGLGPINTKREAIGADVVSFMFNGTAYCGLGWLNSSSTTAYSVVYWDCAVSNHSFEHEIGHNFGARHDPYVDSSTTPYAYGHGYVYQTSWRTIMAYVNACGSCPRIGRFSNPNVTYNSIATGTAQTHDNARVHNERAATMAAFKTPATTYALSVTKTGNGTVTSSPSGISCGSTCSANFAENASVTLTAAASVGATFSTWGGACSGSSSTCTVTMDAAKSVTATFVATQISVSVSKNGTGAGTVTSSPSGIDCGSTCSTTFAYATSVTLTATPDNASVFGGWSGSCAGTSTTCTLSADAAKSVIATFTNASDPQTLTVAKSGTGSGTVTSSPSGIDCGATCSSTFATNTSVTLTAVAANGSSFSAWGGACSGSSSTCTVTMSAARSVTATFNTSNSKVLVSVTKTGSGTGTVTSSPSGINCGSTCSMQVNTGTSVTLTATVGKKTKFKGWSGACSGKSATCTFTASTDKSVTANFAKK; encoded by the coding sequence ATGCTGAAATGGATGCTCGGACTGATCATTGCGGCTGCTCTGGCCGGCTCCGCGACGGCAGCCGAGCCCTCGGGAAAAACCCTGAGCGTCCGGTATCTCAGTGCCGATTCCGCGACCGTCCAGGCCCGCAACGCCGATCCGGCCATGGCCGGACTGAAGGGCAAGAAGTCGGTCCGCTACTTCCAGGCCGGCTCCAGCCTGCCGATCGATGCGGCCACCGGGGCGATCGACTTCGGCAGCGCGATCGGCAAACTGACGCTGAAATCCACCGAGAAGCGCGGCAACGACGACCTGACCTGGGTCGGCAAGCTGGACGGCAAGGACGGCCGCGCCATTCTGGTCGTCCGCAAGGGCTCGATCACCGGCACGATCACCAGCGACCGCGGCAGCTTCGATATCCGTCCGGTCGGCAACGGCACCCACGCGATCATCGAACGCGACGTGTCGGCCTTCCCGCCGGAGCATCCTCCGGGCGCGCTGCCGCGCGGCAACGGCGGCATCGACCCCAAGGCCAAGGTCGCCACCAAGGGGTCGCTGACCTATATCGACATCCTGGTCGCCTACAACACCGCCGCCAAGAATGCCTATGGCGGCGACATGGATGCCTATGCCCAGCTGGCGGTCGACACGGCCAACACCGCCTATTCGGACAGCGGCGTCAATGCTCGCCTGCGCCTCGCCGGCACCATCCAGACCTCCTACACCGGCACCGACTTCAACACCGCGCTGGACGACGTGACCAACGGCACCGGCGGTCTCGGCCCGATCAACACCAAGCGCGAGGCGATCGGCGCGGACGTGGTCAGCTTCATGTTCAACGGCACGGCCTATTGCGGGCTCGGCTGGCTGAACTCGTCCTCGACCACCGCCTACAGCGTCGTCTACTGGGACTGCGCCGTCTCCAACCATTCCTTTGAGCACGAGATCGGGCATAATTTCGGCGCCCGCCACGACCCCTATGTCGACAGTTCGACGACGCCCTATGCCTATGGCCACGGCTATGTCTACCAGACCTCCTGGCGGACCATCATGGCCTATGTGAATGCCTGCGGGTCCTGCCCGCGCATCGGCCGCTTCTCGAACCCGAACGTGACCTACAACAGCATCGCCACCGGCACCGCCCAGACCCACGACAATGCGCGCGTCCACAACGAGCGCGCCGCCACCATGGCGGCCTTCAAGACCCCGGCGACCACCTATGCGCTGTCGGTGACCAAGACCGGCAACGGCACGGTGACCAGTTCGCCCTCCGGCATCAGCTGCGGCTCGACCTGCTCGGCGAACTTCGCGGAAAATGCCAGCGTCACCCTGACGGCGGCCGCCTCTGTGGGCGCGACCTTCTCGACCTGGGGCGGCGCCTGCTCGGGCTCGTCGTCGACCTGCACGGTGACCATGGACGCGGCCAAGTCGGTGACCGCGACCTTCGTGGCGACGCAGATCTCCGTCTCCGTCTCGAAGAACGGCACCGGCGCCGGCACGGTCACCAGCAGCCCGTCGGGCATCGACTGCGGCTCGACCTGCTCGACCACCTTCGCCTACGCGACCAGCGTCACCCTGACCGCCACGCCCGACAATGCGTCGGTGTTCGGCGGCTGGAGCGGCTCCTGCGCCGGAACCTCGACCACCTGCACGCTCAGCGCCGATGCGGCCAAGTCGGTGATCGCCACCTTCACCAATGCCTCCGATCCGCAGACCCTGACGGTCGCCAAGAGCGGCACCGGCTCCGGCACGGTGACCAGCAGCCCGTCCGGCATCGACTGCGGCGCGACCTGTTCGTCGACCTTTGCGACCAATACCAGCGTGACGCTGACCGCCGTGGCCGCCAACGGCTCCAGCTTCAGTGCCTGGGGCGGCGCCTGCTCGGGTTCGTCGTCGACCTGCACCGTCACCATGTCGGCGGCCCGCTCCGTGACCGCGACCTTCAACACCTCGAACAGCAAGGTCCTGGTCTCCGTCACCAAGACCGGCAGCGGTACCGGCACGGTGACCAGCAGCCCGTCCGGCATCAATTGCGGCTCGACCTGCTCGATGCAGGTCAATACCGGAACGTCGGTCACGCTGACCGCGACGGTCGGCAAGAAGACCAAGTTCAAGGGCTGGTCGGGCGCATGCTCGGGCAAGAGCGCGACCTGCACCTTCACAGCCAGCACGGACAAGTCCGTCACCGCCAACTTCGCCAAGAAGTGA
- a CDS encoding response regulator transcription factor: MTILVVEDDPDIGSLLRRGLGEEGYAVHVVDTGAAALPEARRLAPEAIILDVMLPDHSGIELCRSLRAEGFAMPIVMLSAKAAISERAEGLEAGADDYVVKPFAFGELVARLKTHMLRRSDAPQSGRYLTAAPLTLDLETRIARIGEAETRLTERESALLVVLMRAAGRPVARGDIFDQLWADQGGASLNVVDVYVGYLRHKLGEITPPGQQLIVTVRGRGFMFKADG, encoded by the coding sequence ATGACGATCCTGGTGGTCGAAGACGATCCGGATATCGGCTCGCTGTTGCGGCGCGGCCTCGGCGAGGAAGGCTACGCGGTCCATGTCGTCGATACCGGCGCGGCGGCCCTGCCCGAGGCGCGGCGCCTGGCGCCGGAGGCGATCATCCTCGACGTGATGCTGCCCGACCATTCAGGCATCGAACTGTGCCGCAGCCTGCGCGCGGAAGGCTTCGCCATGCCGATCGTGATGCTGTCCGCCAAGGCGGCGATCTCGGAGCGTGCCGAGGGGCTGGAGGCCGGGGCGGACGACTATGTGGTCAAGCCCTTCGCCTTCGGCGAACTGGTCGCGCGGCTGAAGACCCACATGCTGCGCCGCTCCGACGCGCCGCAATCCGGGCGCTACCTGACGGCAGCGCCGCTGACCCTGGATCTGGAGACCCGCATCGCCCGCATCGGCGAGGCCGAGACCCGCCTGACCGAGCGGGAAAGCGCGCTCCTGGTGGTCCTGATGCGCGCCGCCGGCCGTCCGGTCGCGCGCGGCGACATTTTCGACCAGCTCTGGGCCGACCAGGGCGGCGCTTCGCTCAACGTGGTCGACGTCTATGTCGGCTATCTGCGCCACAAGCTCGGCGAGATCACGCCGCCCGGCCAGCAGCTGATCGTCACCGTCCGCGGCCGCGGCTTCATGTTCAAGGCCGACGGCTAG
- a CDS encoding sensor histidine kinase: MKLNTASIRFRIAAVAGLAAASAILAAVAVVWSLSLAEDRIAGALSSQRRLDLWSAVSARISDYTFVALDTAERGAAGNRRIEEARRGVDSAFASIDSAVIEAIETAPTDGLKAASANRGRMLARLRAGFEVLDRQIGERMAEPDGAVADQIRGALNGFAVTFAPNLSAIMDDERRTGGRIQEEMRALRGRLTLAAAGAVALALALALWLFRAVARPLVLRLAELGRGAGAIGRGDLRARLSVTGRDELSLALAGFNRMAARLERREARVAADRARLEQTIAERTADLRDANQRLAAVDAARRRFFTDVSHELRTPLTVILGECDLALRRPAREAGDPAGEALTTIRTRAQRLHRRVEDLLRVARSETGEIDLMLADTPVGGLIGEAAEAVAALARRGGVSLGVEAGEGLAARADRDWMRQVIEGLLANAIRHTPAGGSVRVVARAEAGLVAILVADTGAGIAEADLPHIFDRFYRGAGSEAGSGFGIGLALAKWVVERHKGTIAVTSATADGVDRPRGTTVTIRLPAVEPEGGRTA; the protein is encoded by the coding sequence ATGAAACTCAATACCGCCTCGATCCGCTTCCGCATCGCCGCCGTCGCCGGTCTGGCCGCCGCCTCCGCCATCCTGGCCGCGGTCGCGGTGGTCTGGTCGCTGTCGCTCGCCGAGGACCGAATCGCCGGCGCCCTGTCGTCGCAGCGCCGGCTCGATCTGTGGAGCGCGGTCTCGGCCCGGATCTCCGACTACACCTTCGTCGCCCTCGATACCGCCGAGCGCGGCGCCGCCGGCAACCGCCGCATCGAGGAGGCCCGGCGCGGCGTCGACAGCGCGTTCGCGTCCATCGACAGCGCCGTCATCGAGGCGATCGAAACCGCGCCGACCGACGGGCTGAAGGCCGCGAGCGCCAATCGCGGCCGCATGCTGGCCCGGCTCCGCGCCGGCTTCGAGGTGCTCGACCGGCAGATCGGCGAGCGGATGGCCGAGCCGGACGGTGCCGTGGCCGACCAGATCCGCGGCGCGCTGAACGGGTTCGCGGTCACCTTCGCCCCCAATCTGTCCGCCATCATGGACGACGAACGGCGCACCGGCGGACGCATCCAGGAGGAGATGCGGGCGCTGCGCGGCCGGCTGACGCTGGCGGCGGCCGGGGCCGTCGCGCTCGCCCTGGCGCTCGCGCTCTGGTTGTTCCGGGCGGTCGCCCGTCCCCTCGTCCTCCGTCTGGCCGAACTCGGCCGCGGCGCCGGGGCGATCGGGCGCGGCGACCTGCGCGCCCGCCTCTCCGTGACCGGACGCGACGAATTGAGCCTGGCGCTCGCCGGCTTCAACCGCATGGCCGCCCGGCTCGAACGGCGCGAGGCGCGGGTGGCCGCCGACCGTGCGCGGCTCGAACAGACCATCGCCGAGCGCACCGCCGATCTGCGCGACGCCAACCAGCGCCTGGCCGCCGTCGACGCCGCGCGGCGGCGCTTCTTCACCGATGTCAGCCACGAATTGCGCACGCCGCTGACCGTGATCCTCGGCGAATGCGATCTGGCGCTGCGCCGGCCGGCTCGCGAGGCCGGCGATCCCGCCGGCGAGGCACTGACGACGATCCGCACGCGCGCCCAGCGCCTGCACCGGCGGGTCGAGGACCTCCTGCGCGTCGCCCGGTCGGAAACCGGCGAGATCGATCTGATGCTCGCCGACACGCCGGTCGGAGGCCTGATCGGGGAGGCGGCCGAAGCGGTCGCGGCGCTCGCCCGGCGCGGCGGCGTTTCGCTCGGCGTCGAGGCTGGGGAGGGGCTGGCGGCGCGCGCCGACCGGGACTGGATGCGCCAGGTGATCGAGGGCCTGCTGGCCAATGCGATCCGCCACACGCCGGCGGGCGGCAGCGTCCGCGTCGTCGCCCGGGCCGAGGCCGGCCTGGTGGCGATCCTGGTCGCCGATACCGGGGCCGGCATCGCCGAGGCCGACCTGCCGCACATCTTCGACCGCTTCTATCGCGGTGCCGGTTCGGAGGCCGGCAGCGGCTTCGGAATCGGTCTGGCGCTGGCAAAATGGGTGGTCGAGAGGCATAAGGGCACCATCGCGGTCACCAGCGCGACGGCCGACGGGGTCGACCGGCCCCGCGGCACGACGGTGACGATCAGGCTGCCGGCCGTGGAGCCGGAAGGCGGGAGAACGGCATGA
- a CDS encoding formyltransferase translates to MAVISEAAVGRPASEAEARAATLIGRARLPLIAGLAADLDAIRAAFALADLTGAAVDPAAGDALAAEMRAFADSGQMNTTPAEARHRADLVVVAGPAALAHAVAVGLFEEAANPLYPWRTRRKVVLIGCGDAPAVDFGPTTVAVTHLDADPAHLRPVLAALRAAAAGHGLSAPRDNRPTLAAIAAAAAEIKAAAFGVLVYDPAGLGALGIELAQGLVKDMNAATRFSALTPPPALNGKAAALAGLWTVGLPGRFGMIRGVPKGDDWRFDGRRLVASGEADAVLWVGPLAAGLPDWLPAAGTVALVPPGQAVAAEVTIEVGVPGIDHGGTLYEARRDGLSYVEPSAPTARPRAAAVIGRLAQIIQGGAAC, encoded by the coding sequence GTGGCGGTCATCAGCGAAGCGGCGGTCGGCCGGCCGGCGTCCGAGGCCGAAGCGCGGGCGGCGACGCTCATCGGACGGGCGCGCCTGCCTCTGATCGCCGGGCTGGCGGCGGACCTGGACGCGATTCGGGCGGCCTTCGCGCTCGCCGACCTGACCGGCGCGGCGGTCGATCCGGCCGCCGGCGACGCGCTCGCCGCCGAGATGCGCGCCTTCGCCGATTCCGGCCAGATGAACACCACCCCGGCCGAGGCGCGGCATCGCGCGGACCTCGTCGTTGTCGCCGGCCCGGCCGCGCTGGCCCATGCGGTCGCGGTCGGCCTGTTCGAGGAGGCCGCGAACCCGCTCTATCCCTGGCGGACCCGGCGCAAGGTCGTGCTGATCGGCTGCGGCGACGCCCCGGCGGTCGATTTCGGACCCACCACCGTCGCCGTGACCCATCTCGACGCCGATCCCGCCCATCTGCGCCCGGTCCTGGCGGCCCTGCGCGCGGCCGCGGCCGGCCACGGCCTCAGCGCGCCCAGGGACAACCGACCGACCCTGGCGGCGATCGCCGCGGCAGCGGCCGAGATCAAGGCCGCGGCCTTCGGCGTGCTGGTCTACGACCCGGCCGGGCTCGGCGCGCTCGGCATCGAACTGGCGCAGGGCCTCGTCAAGGATATGAACGCCGCCACGCGCTTCTCCGCGCTGACGCCGCCGCCGGCGCTCAACGGCAAGGCCGCCGCGCTCGCGGGGTTGTGGACCGTCGGCCTGCCCGGCCGCTTCGGCATGATCCGCGGCGTGCCGAAGGGCGACGACTGGCGCTTCGACGGCCGCCGGCTGGTCGCCTCCGGCGAGGCCGACGCGGTGTTGTGGGTCGGCCCCTTGGCCGCCGGCCTGCCGGACTGGCTGCCCGCGGCCGGCACGGTCGCGCTGGTGCCGCCCGGGCAGGCCGTGGCGGCGGAGGTGACGATCGAGGTCGGCGTGCCCGGCATCGACCATGGCGGCACGCTCTACGAGGCGCGCCGCGACGGGCTCAGCTATGTGGAGCCGTCGGCGCCGACGGCGCGCCCGCGCGCGGCGGCCGTGATCGGACGCCTCGCACAAATCATCCAGGGAGGCGCGGCATGCTGA